From one Brachypodium distachyon strain Bd21 chromosome 4, Brachypodium_distachyon_v3.0, whole genome shotgun sequence genomic stretch:
- the LOC100831776 gene encoding uncharacterized protein LOC100831776 isoform X1: MMQNNMAVVEISKIASLFLPFGKEEVDEGDAVPSVTERRCWSSSGTSPHDLRRGSISPSSSASIMRMFTNDGESTIPSDSNATSGPSLGGGEASRSTCKEMSFKFLESITDRFADERIIGRGFFGTVYKGVYDNKQVIAVKRLHAVKKEFYGSNDKIFQNEYQYLMEFHHQNIVKLVGCCNQTEQKRFEHKRGPMFAEIRNMVLCLEYCPNGSLDRHLSDISHGLDWLARYKIIKGTCEGLRYLQEGSKCPVIHMDLNPSNIFLDENMVPKIGDFGDARLLDEECSMQTIRAIGTVGYKPPEFIDKQVISIKSDIYSLGIIIIEIMTGTKYDKYSEFSSSQEFIQHVHENWRKRLQATCDDTSVESYCQQVKKCLKLALSCVEHERLKRPSIGEIVNMLNETETFIHELTTKDKSKLLDVHPLELCFPFEPKKAISCSFRLDNKGNDRIALMVMAKSQKMYSTKLPLCSVVPPGCSYTITVTMRKQNQQPPSGIGELFTVQSVAVGDHDLKHVDLDSASAVYDNFFKKAEEMNSDEVQEIMLPVSWDPPAEGTESEPTQSRIEIIAMPNSQQVSSVDVHPLEPWIMTTHSGGSLRVWDYQTMVGVAHLVTFGVDQQPMTFCTGMCYEMLRSFEVTDEPVHAAKFIARKKWLVTGDDSGCIHVFNYGEKEATSFDAHDSGITSLAVHPTETVVLSSHDDNLIKLWDWEKDWECTLTFQGHTNGMTQVTFNPNDTDSFASASRDGKVKIWSLHSDGGSIITLDGHDQGLLCIDYFTRRDRQHLITGCMDGTANIWDLEMNIFEGCVDRIEGHEGRITAVNLHPELPLLITGSLDGTVRLWDSTTYKLKNIIGFNLGEVYAFGFINGLRRLVVGCHQGIAMMEIPSP; the protein is encoded by the exons ATGATGCAGAACAACATGGCCGTGGTGGAGATCTCCAAGATCGCGTCCTTGTTCCTGCCGTTcgggaaggaggaggtggatgAAGGAGATGCCGTCCCCAGCGTGACCGAGAGGAGGTGTTGGTCTTCGTCAGGCACATCTCCACACGACCTGAGACGTGGCTCGATTTCTCCCTCTTCATCAGCGAGCATTATGCGGATG TTTACTAATGACGGAGAATCAACCATTCCTTCTGATAGCAACGCGACCTCCGGGCCCTCTTTAG gcggcggcgaagctaGCAGATCTACTTGCAAGGAGATGTCGTTCAAGTTTCTAGAAAGCATAACAGATCGATTCGCTGATGAGCGAATAATTGGAAGGGGTTTTTTCGGAACTGTTTACAAG GGAGTTTATGATAATAAACAAGTCATTGCTGTGAAAAGGTTACATGCAGTAAAGAAGGAGTTTTATGGATCGAATGATAAGATCTTCCAGAATGAGTATCAATACCTTATGGAGTTCCATCACCAAAATATTGTAAAATTAGTTGGCTGCTGCAATCAAACAGAACAAAAACGTTTTGAGCACAAGCGAGGACCGATGTTTGCTGAAATTCGAAACATGGTGTTGTGCCTCGAGTATTGTCCAAATGGATCCCTTGATCGGCATCTTTCAG ACATAAGTCATGGACTCGATTGGCTCGCACGCTACAAAATAATTAAGGGCACTTGCGAGGGTTTAAGATACCTCCAAGAGGGATCCAAGTGTCCTGTCATTCATATGGACCTAAACCCTAGTAACATATTTCTAGATGAGAACATGGTACCAAAAATAGGAGATTTCGGTGATGCCAGACTTTTGGATGAAGAATGTTCCATGCAGACAATAAGAGCGATAGGAACAGT AGGATACAAGCCACCTGAATTCATTGACAAACAAGTTATCTCCATAAAGTCGGACATATACAGCTTGGGTATTATAATCATAGAGATAATGACAGGGACAAAATATGATAAATATAGTGAATTTTCATCTTCCCAGGAGTTTATTCAGCAT GTGCATGAAAACTGGAGGAAGAGGCTACAGGCAACATGCGACGACACATCTGTGGAAAGTTATTGTCAGCAAGTTAAGAAATGCCTCAAATTAGCGTTGAGCTGTGTGGAGCATGAGAGGCTCAAAAGGCCATCTATCGGCGAAATCGTCAATATGCTGAATGAAACAGAAACCTTTATTCATGAACTTACTACAAAAGATAAATCCAAACTGCTTGACGTCCACCCCCTGGAGCTCTGCTTCCCCTTCGAGCCAAAGAAGGCTATTTCCTGCTCGTTCCGGCTAGACAACAAGGGAAACGACCGTATTGCGCTCATGGTTATGGCAAAGAGCCAGAAAATGTACTCTACAAAGCTGCCACTCTGCAGCGTCGTGCCTCCGGGTTGCTCCTATACCATCACGGTCACAATGCGCAAGCAGAACCAGCAGCCACCATCAGGCATTGGTGAGCTCTTCACAGTGCAGAGCGTCGCGGTGGGCGATCATGATCTCAAGCATGTTGACCTAGATTCTGCCTCGGCGGTTTACGACAACTTCTTTAAGAAAGCCGAAGAGATGAACAGTGACGAGGTGCAAGAGATTATGCTGCCTGTTAGTTGGGATCCACCTGCTGAAGGGACAGAATCTGAG CCGACACAATCCAGAATCGAG ATCATTGCCATGCCGAATTCTCAGCAAGTGTCATCAGTAGATGTGCATCCATTAGAGCCATG GATTATGACGACGCATAGTGGGGGGAGCCTTCGTGTTTGGGACTATCAGACGATGGTAGGTGTGGCTCATCTAGTCACCTTTGGTGTCGATCAGCAGCCAATGACATTTTGTACCGGAATGTGTTAT GAAATGTTGCGCTCCTTTGAAGTCACAGATGAACCAG TTCATGCAGCTAAATTTATCGCACGTAAGAAATGGCTTGTCACGGGCGATGACAGTGGTTGCATCCATGTGTTCAATTATGGCGAAAAGGAAGCCACGAGCTTCGATGCTCATGACAGTGGCATCACATCTTTGGCTGTGCATCCGACAGAAACTGTTGTGCTGTCATCCCATGATGATAATCTGATTAAGCTTTGGGATTGGGAGAAGGACTGGGAGTGTACTCTAACATTTCAGGGGCACACTAACGGAATGACTCAAGTAACGTTTAACCCAAATGACACCGATAGTTTTGCAAGTGCTTCCAGGGATGGCAAGGTCAAG ATCTGGAGTCTTCATTCTGATGGTGGTAGCATCATCACATTGGATGGACACGACCAAGGCCTGCTCTGTATTGATTACTTCACACGCCGTGATCGGCAGCATCTGATCACCGGCTGCATGGATGGGACTGCAAAT ATTTGGGATCTGGAGATGAATATCTTCGAAGGATGTGTTGATAGGATAGAAGGGCATGAAGGGCGTATTACTGCCGTCAATTTGCACCCAGAGCTTCCGTTGCTGATTACAGGTTCACTTGATGGGACTGTTCGTCTGTGGGACTCCACTACCTACAA GCTTAAGAACATAATTGGTTTTAACCTGGGTGAAGTTTATGCTTTTGGATTTATAAATGGTTTGAGAAG GTTGGTTGTCGGGTGCCACCAAGGAATAGCCATGATGGAAATACCTTCACCCTGA
- the LOC100831776 gene encoding uncharacterized protein LOC100831776 isoform X3, protein MCVFVCVEKNHFFNLLIVLQFTNDGESTIPSDSNATSGPSLGGGEASRSTCKEMSFKFLESITDRFADERIIGRGFFGTVYKGVYDNKQVIAVKRLHAVKKEFYGSNDKIFQNEYQYLMEFHHQNIVKLVGCCNQTEQKRFEHKRGPMFAEIRNMVLCLEYCPNGSLDRHLSDISHGLDWLARYKIIKGTCEGLRYLQEGSKCPVIHMDLNPSNIFLDENMVPKIGDFGDARLLDEECSMQTIRAIGTVGYKPPEFIDKQVISIKSDIYSLGIIIIEIMTGTKYDKYSEFSSSQEFIQHVHENWRKRLQATCDDTSVESYCQQVKKCLKLALSCVEHERLKRPSIGEIVNMLNETETFIHELTTKDKSKLLDVHPLELCFPFEPKKAISCSFRLDNKGNDRIALMVMAKSQKMYSTKLPLCSVVPPGCSYTITVTMRKQNQQPPSGIGELFTVQSVAVGDHDLKHVDLDSASAVYDNFFKKAEEMNSDEVQEIMLPVSWDPPAEGTESEPTQSRIEIIAMPNSQQVSSVDVHPLEPWIMTTHSGGSLRVWDYQTMVGVAHLVTFGVDQQPMTFCTGMCYEMLRSFEVTDEPVHAAKFIARKKWLVTGDDSGCIHVFNYGEKEATSFDAHDSGITSLAVHPTETVVLSSHDDNLIKLWDWEKDWECTLTFQGHTNGMTQVTFNPNDTDSFASASRDGKVKIWSLHSDGGSIITLDGHDQGLLCIDYFTRRDRQHLITGCMDGTANIWDLEMNIFEGCVDRIEGHEGRITAVNLHPELPLLITGSLDGTVRLWDSTTYKLKNIIGFNLGEVYAFGFINGLRRLVVGCHQGIAMMEIPSP, encoded by the exons ATGTGcgtttttgtgtgtgtggagaagaatcatttttttaatctccTTATCGTTTTACAGTTTACTAATGACGGAGAATCAACCATTCCTTCTGATAGCAACGCGACCTCCGGGCCCTCTTTAG gcggcggcgaagctaGCAGATCTACTTGCAAGGAGATGTCGTTCAAGTTTCTAGAAAGCATAACAGATCGATTCGCTGATGAGCGAATAATTGGAAGGGGTTTTTTCGGAACTGTTTACAAG GGAGTTTATGATAATAAACAAGTCATTGCTGTGAAAAGGTTACATGCAGTAAAGAAGGAGTTTTATGGATCGAATGATAAGATCTTCCAGAATGAGTATCAATACCTTATGGAGTTCCATCACCAAAATATTGTAAAATTAGTTGGCTGCTGCAATCAAACAGAACAAAAACGTTTTGAGCACAAGCGAGGACCGATGTTTGCTGAAATTCGAAACATGGTGTTGTGCCTCGAGTATTGTCCAAATGGATCCCTTGATCGGCATCTTTCAG ACATAAGTCATGGACTCGATTGGCTCGCACGCTACAAAATAATTAAGGGCACTTGCGAGGGTTTAAGATACCTCCAAGAGGGATCCAAGTGTCCTGTCATTCATATGGACCTAAACCCTAGTAACATATTTCTAGATGAGAACATGGTACCAAAAATAGGAGATTTCGGTGATGCCAGACTTTTGGATGAAGAATGTTCCATGCAGACAATAAGAGCGATAGGAACAGT AGGATACAAGCCACCTGAATTCATTGACAAACAAGTTATCTCCATAAAGTCGGACATATACAGCTTGGGTATTATAATCATAGAGATAATGACAGGGACAAAATATGATAAATATAGTGAATTTTCATCTTCCCAGGAGTTTATTCAGCAT GTGCATGAAAACTGGAGGAAGAGGCTACAGGCAACATGCGACGACACATCTGTGGAAAGTTATTGTCAGCAAGTTAAGAAATGCCTCAAATTAGCGTTGAGCTGTGTGGAGCATGAGAGGCTCAAAAGGCCATCTATCGGCGAAATCGTCAATATGCTGAATGAAACAGAAACCTTTATTCATGAACTTACTACAAAAGATAAATCCAAACTGCTTGACGTCCACCCCCTGGAGCTCTGCTTCCCCTTCGAGCCAAAGAAGGCTATTTCCTGCTCGTTCCGGCTAGACAACAAGGGAAACGACCGTATTGCGCTCATGGTTATGGCAAAGAGCCAGAAAATGTACTCTACAAAGCTGCCACTCTGCAGCGTCGTGCCTCCGGGTTGCTCCTATACCATCACGGTCACAATGCGCAAGCAGAACCAGCAGCCACCATCAGGCATTGGTGAGCTCTTCACAGTGCAGAGCGTCGCGGTGGGCGATCATGATCTCAAGCATGTTGACCTAGATTCTGCCTCGGCGGTTTACGACAACTTCTTTAAGAAAGCCGAAGAGATGAACAGTGACGAGGTGCAAGAGATTATGCTGCCTGTTAGTTGGGATCCACCTGCTGAAGGGACAGAATCTGAG CCGACACAATCCAGAATCGAG ATCATTGCCATGCCGAATTCTCAGCAAGTGTCATCAGTAGATGTGCATCCATTAGAGCCATG GATTATGACGACGCATAGTGGGGGGAGCCTTCGTGTTTGGGACTATCAGACGATGGTAGGTGTGGCTCATCTAGTCACCTTTGGTGTCGATCAGCAGCCAATGACATTTTGTACCGGAATGTGTTAT GAAATGTTGCGCTCCTTTGAAGTCACAGATGAACCAG TTCATGCAGCTAAATTTATCGCACGTAAGAAATGGCTTGTCACGGGCGATGACAGTGGTTGCATCCATGTGTTCAATTATGGCGAAAAGGAAGCCACGAGCTTCGATGCTCATGACAGTGGCATCACATCTTTGGCTGTGCATCCGACAGAAACTGTTGTGCTGTCATCCCATGATGATAATCTGATTAAGCTTTGGGATTGGGAGAAGGACTGGGAGTGTACTCTAACATTTCAGGGGCACACTAACGGAATGACTCAAGTAACGTTTAACCCAAATGACACCGATAGTTTTGCAAGTGCTTCCAGGGATGGCAAGGTCAAG ATCTGGAGTCTTCATTCTGATGGTGGTAGCATCATCACATTGGATGGACACGACCAAGGCCTGCTCTGTATTGATTACTTCACACGCCGTGATCGGCAGCATCTGATCACCGGCTGCATGGATGGGACTGCAAAT ATTTGGGATCTGGAGATGAATATCTTCGAAGGATGTGTTGATAGGATAGAAGGGCATGAAGGGCGTATTACTGCCGTCAATTTGCACCCAGAGCTTCCGTTGCTGATTACAGGTTCACTTGATGGGACTGTTCGTCTGTGGGACTCCACTACCTACAA GCTTAAGAACATAATTGGTTTTAACCTGGGTGAAGTTTATGCTTTTGGATTTATAAATGGTTTGAGAAG GTTGGTTGTCGGGTGCCACCAAGGAATAGCCATGATGGAAATACCTTCACCCTGA
- the LOC100831776 gene encoding uncharacterized protein LOC100831776 isoform X2, translating into MMQNNMAVVEISKIASLFLPFGKEEVDEGDAVPSVTERRCWSSSGTSPHDLRRGSISPSSSASIMRMFTNDGESTIPSDSNATSGPSLGGGEASRSTCKEMSFKFLESITDRFADERIIGRGFFGTVYKGVYDNKQVIAVKRLHAVKKEFYGSNDKIFQNEYQYLMEFHHQNIVKLVGCCNQTEQKRFEHKRGPMFAEIRNMVLCLEYCPNGSLDRHLSDISHGLDWLARYKIIKGTCEGLRYLQEGSKCPVIHMDLNPSNIFLDENMVPKIGDFGDARLLDEECSMQTIRAIGTVGYKPPEFIDKQVISIKSDIYSLGIIIIEIMTGTKYDKYSEFSSSQEFIQHVHENWRKRLQATCDDTSVESYCQQVKKCLKLALSCVEHERLKRPSIGEIVNMLNETETFIHELTTKDKSKLLDVHPLELCFPFEPKKAISCSFRLDNKGNDRIALMVMAKSQKMYSTKLPLCSVVPPGCSYTITVTMRKQNQQPPSGIGELFTVQSVAVGDHDLKHVDLDSASAVYDNFFKKAEEMNSDEVQEIMLPVSWDPPAEGTESEPTQSRIEIIAMPNSQQVSSVDVHPLEPWIMTTHSGGSLRVWDYQTMEMLRSFEVTDEPVHAAKFIARKKWLVTGDDSGCIHVFNYGEKEATSFDAHDSGITSLAVHPTETVVLSSHDDNLIKLWDWEKDWECTLTFQGHTNGMTQVTFNPNDTDSFASASRDGKVKIWSLHSDGGSIITLDGHDQGLLCIDYFTRRDRQHLITGCMDGTANIWDLEMNIFEGCVDRIEGHEGRITAVNLHPELPLLITGSLDGTVRLWDSTTYKLKNIIGFNLGEVYAFGFINGLRRLVVGCHQGIAMMEIPSP; encoded by the exons ATGATGCAGAACAACATGGCCGTGGTGGAGATCTCCAAGATCGCGTCCTTGTTCCTGCCGTTcgggaaggaggaggtggatgAAGGAGATGCCGTCCCCAGCGTGACCGAGAGGAGGTGTTGGTCTTCGTCAGGCACATCTCCACACGACCTGAGACGTGGCTCGATTTCTCCCTCTTCATCAGCGAGCATTATGCGGATG TTTACTAATGACGGAGAATCAACCATTCCTTCTGATAGCAACGCGACCTCCGGGCCCTCTTTAG gcggcggcgaagctaGCAGATCTACTTGCAAGGAGATGTCGTTCAAGTTTCTAGAAAGCATAACAGATCGATTCGCTGATGAGCGAATAATTGGAAGGGGTTTTTTCGGAACTGTTTACAAG GGAGTTTATGATAATAAACAAGTCATTGCTGTGAAAAGGTTACATGCAGTAAAGAAGGAGTTTTATGGATCGAATGATAAGATCTTCCAGAATGAGTATCAATACCTTATGGAGTTCCATCACCAAAATATTGTAAAATTAGTTGGCTGCTGCAATCAAACAGAACAAAAACGTTTTGAGCACAAGCGAGGACCGATGTTTGCTGAAATTCGAAACATGGTGTTGTGCCTCGAGTATTGTCCAAATGGATCCCTTGATCGGCATCTTTCAG ACATAAGTCATGGACTCGATTGGCTCGCACGCTACAAAATAATTAAGGGCACTTGCGAGGGTTTAAGATACCTCCAAGAGGGATCCAAGTGTCCTGTCATTCATATGGACCTAAACCCTAGTAACATATTTCTAGATGAGAACATGGTACCAAAAATAGGAGATTTCGGTGATGCCAGACTTTTGGATGAAGAATGTTCCATGCAGACAATAAGAGCGATAGGAACAGT AGGATACAAGCCACCTGAATTCATTGACAAACAAGTTATCTCCATAAAGTCGGACATATACAGCTTGGGTATTATAATCATAGAGATAATGACAGGGACAAAATATGATAAATATAGTGAATTTTCATCTTCCCAGGAGTTTATTCAGCAT GTGCATGAAAACTGGAGGAAGAGGCTACAGGCAACATGCGACGACACATCTGTGGAAAGTTATTGTCAGCAAGTTAAGAAATGCCTCAAATTAGCGTTGAGCTGTGTGGAGCATGAGAGGCTCAAAAGGCCATCTATCGGCGAAATCGTCAATATGCTGAATGAAACAGAAACCTTTATTCATGAACTTACTACAAAAGATAAATCCAAACTGCTTGACGTCCACCCCCTGGAGCTCTGCTTCCCCTTCGAGCCAAAGAAGGCTATTTCCTGCTCGTTCCGGCTAGACAACAAGGGAAACGACCGTATTGCGCTCATGGTTATGGCAAAGAGCCAGAAAATGTACTCTACAAAGCTGCCACTCTGCAGCGTCGTGCCTCCGGGTTGCTCCTATACCATCACGGTCACAATGCGCAAGCAGAACCAGCAGCCACCATCAGGCATTGGTGAGCTCTTCACAGTGCAGAGCGTCGCGGTGGGCGATCATGATCTCAAGCATGTTGACCTAGATTCTGCCTCGGCGGTTTACGACAACTTCTTTAAGAAAGCCGAAGAGATGAACAGTGACGAGGTGCAAGAGATTATGCTGCCTGTTAGTTGGGATCCACCTGCTGAAGGGACAGAATCTGAG CCGACACAATCCAGAATCGAG ATCATTGCCATGCCGAATTCTCAGCAAGTGTCATCAGTAGATGTGCATCCATTAGAGCCATG GATTATGACGACGCATAGTGGGGGGAGCCTTCGTGTTTGGGACTATCAGACGATG GAAATGTTGCGCTCCTTTGAAGTCACAGATGAACCAG TTCATGCAGCTAAATTTATCGCACGTAAGAAATGGCTTGTCACGGGCGATGACAGTGGTTGCATCCATGTGTTCAATTATGGCGAAAAGGAAGCCACGAGCTTCGATGCTCATGACAGTGGCATCACATCTTTGGCTGTGCATCCGACAGAAACTGTTGTGCTGTCATCCCATGATGATAATCTGATTAAGCTTTGGGATTGGGAGAAGGACTGGGAGTGTACTCTAACATTTCAGGGGCACACTAACGGAATGACTCAAGTAACGTTTAACCCAAATGACACCGATAGTTTTGCAAGTGCTTCCAGGGATGGCAAGGTCAAG ATCTGGAGTCTTCATTCTGATGGTGGTAGCATCATCACATTGGATGGACACGACCAAGGCCTGCTCTGTATTGATTACTTCACACGCCGTGATCGGCAGCATCTGATCACCGGCTGCATGGATGGGACTGCAAAT ATTTGGGATCTGGAGATGAATATCTTCGAAGGATGTGTTGATAGGATAGAAGGGCATGAAGGGCGTATTACTGCCGTCAATTTGCACCCAGAGCTTCCGTTGCTGATTACAGGTTCACTTGATGGGACTGTTCGTCTGTGGGACTCCACTACCTACAA GCTTAAGAACATAATTGGTTTTAACCTGGGTGAAGTTTATGCTTTTGGATTTATAAATGGTTTGAGAAG GTTGGTTGTCGGGTGCCACCAAGGAATAGCCATGATGGAAATACCTTCACCCTGA
- the LOC100831776 gene encoding uncharacterized protein LOC100831776 isoform X5, translated as MMQNNMAVVEISKIASLFLPFGKEEVDEGDAVPSVTERRCWSSSGTSPHDLRRGSISPSSSASIMRMFTNDGESTIPSDSNATSGPSLGGGEASRSTCKEMSFKFLESITDRFADERIIGRGFFGTVYKGVYDNKQVIAVKRLHAVKKEFYGSNDKIFQNEYQYLMEFHHQNIVKLVGCCNQTEQKRFEHKRGPMFAEIRNMVLCLEYCPNGSLDRHLSDISHGLDWLARYKIIKGTCEGLRYLQEGSKCPVIHMDLNPSNIFLDENMVPKIGDFGDARLLDEECSMQTIRAIGTVGYKPPEFIDKQVISIKSDIYSLGIIIIEIMTGTKYDKYSEFSSSQEFIQHVHENWRKRLQATCDDTSVESYCQQVKKCLKLALSCVEHERLKRPSIGEIVNMLNETETFIHELTTKDKSKLLDVHPLELCFPFEPKKAISCSFRLDNKGNDRIALMVMAKSQKMYSTKLPLCSVVPPGCSYTITVTMRKQNQQPPSGIGELFTVQSVAVGDHDLKHVDLDSASAVYDNFFKKAEEMNSDEVQEIMLPVSWDPPAEGTESEEMLRSFEVTDEPVHAAKFIARKKWLVTGDDSGCIHVFNYGEKEATSFDAHDSGITSLAVHPTETVVLSSHDDNLIKLWDWEKDWECTLTFQGHTNGMTQVTFNPNDTDSFASASRDGKVKIWSLHSDGGSIITLDGHDQGLLCIDYFTRRDRQHLITGCMDGTANIWDLEMNIFEGCVDRIEGHEGRITAVNLHPELPLLITGSLDGTVRLWDSTTYKLKNIIGFNLGEVYAFGFINGLRRLVVGCHQGIAMMEIPSP; from the exons ATGATGCAGAACAACATGGCCGTGGTGGAGATCTCCAAGATCGCGTCCTTGTTCCTGCCGTTcgggaaggaggaggtggatgAAGGAGATGCCGTCCCCAGCGTGACCGAGAGGAGGTGTTGGTCTTCGTCAGGCACATCTCCACACGACCTGAGACGTGGCTCGATTTCTCCCTCTTCATCAGCGAGCATTATGCGGATG TTTACTAATGACGGAGAATCAACCATTCCTTCTGATAGCAACGCGACCTCCGGGCCCTCTTTAG gcggcggcgaagctaGCAGATCTACTTGCAAGGAGATGTCGTTCAAGTTTCTAGAAAGCATAACAGATCGATTCGCTGATGAGCGAATAATTGGAAGGGGTTTTTTCGGAACTGTTTACAAG GGAGTTTATGATAATAAACAAGTCATTGCTGTGAAAAGGTTACATGCAGTAAAGAAGGAGTTTTATGGATCGAATGATAAGATCTTCCAGAATGAGTATCAATACCTTATGGAGTTCCATCACCAAAATATTGTAAAATTAGTTGGCTGCTGCAATCAAACAGAACAAAAACGTTTTGAGCACAAGCGAGGACCGATGTTTGCTGAAATTCGAAACATGGTGTTGTGCCTCGAGTATTGTCCAAATGGATCCCTTGATCGGCATCTTTCAG ACATAAGTCATGGACTCGATTGGCTCGCACGCTACAAAATAATTAAGGGCACTTGCGAGGGTTTAAGATACCTCCAAGAGGGATCCAAGTGTCCTGTCATTCATATGGACCTAAACCCTAGTAACATATTTCTAGATGAGAACATGGTACCAAAAATAGGAGATTTCGGTGATGCCAGACTTTTGGATGAAGAATGTTCCATGCAGACAATAAGAGCGATAGGAACAGT AGGATACAAGCCACCTGAATTCATTGACAAACAAGTTATCTCCATAAAGTCGGACATATACAGCTTGGGTATTATAATCATAGAGATAATGACAGGGACAAAATATGATAAATATAGTGAATTTTCATCTTCCCAGGAGTTTATTCAGCAT GTGCATGAAAACTGGAGGAAGAGGCTACAGGCAACATGCGACGACACATCTGTGGAAAGTTATTGTCAGCAAGTTAAGAAATGCCTCAAATTAGCGTTGAGCTGTGTGGAGCATGAGAGGCTCAAAAGGCCATCTATCGGCGAAATCGTCAATATGCTGAATGAAACAGAAACCTTTATTCATGAACTTACTACAAAAGATAAATCCAAACTGCTTGACGTCCACCCCCTGGAGCTCTGCTTCCCCTTCGAGCCAAAGAAGGCTATTTCCTGCTCGTTCCGGCTAGACAACAAGGGAAACGACCGTATTGCGCTCATGGTTATGGCAAAGAGCCAGAAAATGTACTCTACAAAGCTGCCACTCTGCAGCGTCGTGCCTCCGGGTTGCTCCTATACCATCACGGTCACAATGCGCAAGCAGAACCAGCAGCCACCATCAGGCATTGGTGAGCTCTTCACAGTGCAGAGCGTCGCGGTGGGCGATCATGATCTCAAGCATGTTGACCTAGATTCTGCCTCGGCGGTTTACGACAACTTCTTTAAGAAAGCCGAAGAGATGAACAGTGACGAGGTGCAAGAGATTATGCTGCCTGTTAGTTGGGATCCACCTGCTGAAGGGACAGAATCTGAG GAAATGTTGCGCTCCTTTGAAGTCACAGATGAACCAG TTCATGCAGCTAAATTTATCGCACGTAAGAAATGGCTTGTCACGGGCGATGACAGTGGTTGCATCCATGTGTTCAATTATGGCGAAAAGGAAGCCACGAGCTTCGATGCTCATGACAGTGGCATCACATCTTTGGCTGTGCATCCGACAGAAACTGTTGTGCTGTCATCCCATGATGATAATCTGATTAAGCTTTGGGATTGGGAGAAGGACTGGGAGTGTACTCTAACATTTCAGGGGCACACTAACGGAATGACTCAAGTAACGTTTAACCCAAATGACACCGATAGTTTTGCAAGTGCTTCCAGGGATGGCAAGGTCAAG ATCTGGAGTCTTCATTCTGATGGTGGTAGCATCATCACATTGGATGGACACGACCAAGGCCTGCTCTGTATTGATTACTTCACACGCCGTGATCGGCAGCATCTGATCACCGGCTGCATGGATGGGACTGCAAAT ATTTGGGATCTGGAGATGAATATCTTCGAAGGATGTGTTGATAGGATAGAAGGGCATGAAGGGCGTATTACTGCCGTCAATTTGCACCCAGAGCTTCCGTTGCTGATTACAGGTTCACTTGATGGGACTGTTCGTCTGTGGGACTCCACTACCTACAA GCTTAAGAACATAATTGGTTTTAACCTGGGTGAAGTTTATGCTTTTGGATTTATAAATGGTTTGAGAAG GTTGGTTGTCGGGTGCCACCAAGGAATAGCCATGATGGAAATACCTTCACCCTGA